Proteins encoded within one genomic window of Macrotis lagotis isolate mMagLag1 chromosome 3, bilby.v1.9.chrom.fasta, whole genome shotgun sequence:
- the TCP11L1 gene encoding T-complex protein 11-like protein 1 isoform X5, whose translation METVKGVTNMALAHEIVVNGDFQIKPTELPEDSLEKRVREIVHKAFWDCLSVQLSEDPPTYDHAIKLVGEIKETLLSFLLPGHGRLRNQIREVLDLDLIKQEAENGALDIARLAEFIIGMMGTLCAPARDEEIQKLKDIKEIVPLFRAMFSVLDLMKVDMANFAVSSIRPHLMHQSVEYERKKFQEFFEKQPNEKQKAREGKRLGHSHPDALDFVSRWLEEASEDLINQRNKNSLMAGEGAVGLEEMAGPCPLTIQNHAYMKLLKWDHLHRPFPETVLMDQPRFQEMQQELERLSVVGATLLVTYSASAPGVSSLAGFAEKLKMVVQVLLTDMHLPSFNLNEALATTGEKVCVEVSGCLAQCGFTPFSADKEIVLKGQIQAIASPDDPIRRLVDARIQAFLEAYLASGLQKSLPAIPGGLGPIQKELEEVAVKFVRLVNYNRMVFSPYYDAILSKILKPEGSRISISS comes from the exons CTTGGAGAAGAGAGTCAGGGAGATTGTCCATAAAGCCTTCTGGGATTGCCTGAGTGTCCAACTAAGTGAAGATCCACCAACTTATGACCATGCCATCAAGCTTGTTGGGGAGATCaaagag ACACTTTTATCTTTCCTGTTGCCGGGTCACGGTAGATTGAGAAACCAGATCCGAGAAGTCCTCGATCTGGACCTGATCAAGCAGGAGGCAGAGAATGGAGCTCTGGATATTGCCAGGCTGGCTGAATTTATCATTGGGATGATGGGAACGCTCTGTGCCCCAGCTCGAGATGAAGAGATTCAGAAACTGAAGGACATTAAAGAAATTGTTCCCCTTTTCAG GGCCATGTTTTCCGTGCTAGACCTAATGAAGGTAGACATGGCTAATTTTGCTGTCAGTAGCATTAGGCCGCATCTCATGCACCAGTCAGTTGAATATGAAAGGAAGAAGTTTCAAGAATTTTTCGAGAAACAACCAA atgagaaaCAGAAGGCAAGAGAGGGGAAAAGACTTGGCCACAGTCACCCAG ATGCTCTCGACTTTGTTTCCCGCTGGTTAGAAGAGGCCTCCGAAGACCTCATCAATCAGAGGAACAAAAATTCCTTGATGGCTGGGGAGGGTGCTGTCGGCTTGGAGGAAATGGCTGGACCATGCCCTCTGACCATTCAGAACCATGCCTACATGAAGCTTCTGAAGTGGGACCATCTGCACAGACCCTTCCCcgaa ACCGTCCTGATGGACCAGCCTCGCTTCCAAGAAATGCAGCAGGAGCTCGAGAGGCTCAGCGTGGTGGGGGCGACTTTGCTGGTCACCTACAGTGCCTCAGCCCCAGGGGTGTCCAGCCTGGCGGGCTTTGCTGAGAAACTCAAGATGGTCGTCCAAGTCCTGCTAACAGATATGCACCTGCC TTCCTTCAATCTGAACGAAGCCCTGGCCACCACTGGGGAGAAGGTGTGCGTGGAGGTGTCTGGTTGCCTGGCCCAGTGTGGATTCACCCCTTTCAGTGCCGACAAGGAGATTGTCCTCAAAGGACAAATCCAAGCGATTGCCAGTCCCGATGACCCCATTCGCAGGCTTGTGG ATGCCAGAATCCAGGCCTTCTTGGAGGCTTACCTTGCCTCAGGTCTCCAGAAGTCTCTTCCTGCAATTCCTGGGGGCTTAGGCCCTATCCAAAAAGAATTGGAAGAGGTGGCTGTCAAGTTTGTTCGTCTGGTCAACTACAACAGAATGGTTTTCAGTCCTTACTATGATGCCATTCTCAGTAAGATATTAAAGCCGGAGGGCTCCCGCATCTCAATCAGCTCATAG